From one Oceanispirochaeta sp. M1 genomic stretch:
- a CDS encoding HEAT repeat domain-containing protein has translation MRFFFLFLIALLIQPLTAQETAGEAAGSETATGTAAEPVKPAVDDSAFEDDSKAESEADADAAKKAAEDKKAEEEKIESLNKEKRDVILYGIDTEVQDVLSTIRTQKDLTFNDDLLQLLSTNSNTEINRAIYDFFNEMEISIAEAPALELLRNHLDDYEYSNKLLLSAISYLGTIESEVAGDLFYSLLEDNNKSIASSALRGIGRLKDGSRVAEIMDLVDEYSGDAEYSDFSATAIAVLGELDYKDAQVFLEDLLQDEDASSAQRQNAAISIGMLQHEDGLKLLKTMYSNSEDSLLRSYILLGITKYENPEVETILITALRDAFWRIRVAAAQGLGERKTSDAVSILQYKVRKDPVRHVRYASMKALAEIGGEVADKFILEQFEGVRVAFDLRQKALDMMMEYKINGSIDSLEKVLRPKWSLDKDNELGPFCKTLSNSEWDSLKPFYVEMMAHNDFILKIYGIRGVKLNKIVSLKDAVRAMDNEKEAVNVRREAKAALESF, from the coding sequence ATGAGATTCTTTTTTCTTTTTCTCATAGCACTGCTGATACAGCCGCTCACAGCTCAGGAAACTGCAGGTGAAGCTGCGGGGAGCGAGACTGCTACAGGAACTGCAGCAGAGCCGGTAAAACCCGCAGTTGATGACTCTGCCTTTGAAGACGATTCTAAAGCAGAATCCGAAGCAGATGCAGATGCAGCAAAGAAAGCCGCCGAGGATAAAAAGGCGGAAGAAGAAAAAATTGAGTCCCTGAACAAGGAAAAGCGGGATGTCATCCTCTATGGTATTGATACTGAGGTGCAGGATGTACTCAGCACCATACGCACCCAGAAAGATCTGACCTTCAATGATGATCTTCTTCAGCTTTTAAGTACAAATTCCAATACCGAGATAAACCGGGCAATTTATGATTTTTTTAATGAGATGGAAATTTCTATTGCAGAGGCTCCTGCCCTGGAGCTGCTTCGCAATCATCTCGATGATTACGAATATTCAAATAAACTCCTTCTGTCGGCAATAAGCTATCTGGGGACAATTGAATCAGAGGTGGCGGGTGATCTTTTTTATTCTCTTTTAGAGGATAATAATAAATCAATTGCTTCTTCAGCCCTCAGAGGTATCGGCCGGCTGAAGGATGGCTCCCGGGTCGCAGAGATAATGGATCTTGTTGATGAGTATTCAGGTGATGCCGAATATTCTGATTTTTCAGCAACGGCAATCGCTGTTCTGGGTGAGCTGGATTATAAAGATGCTCAAGTTTTTCTTGAGGATCTCCTTCAGGATGAAGATGCTTCGTCGGCGCAGAGACAGAATGCAGCAATATCAATCGGTATGCTTCAGCATGAAGATGGACTGAAACTCTTAAAGACCATGTATTCAAATTCGGAAGACAGTCTGCTGCGTTCCTATATTCTTCTGGGAATCACAAAATATGAGAATCCCGAGGTGGAAACAATCCTTATTACAGCACTGCGCGATGCATTCTGGAGAATACGTGTTGCTGCTGCCCAGGGACTTGGAGAACGGAAGACTTCGGATGCGGTGAGCATCCTGCAGTATAAGGTCAGAAAAGATCCGGTAAGACATGTACGATATGCATCGATGAAAGCACTTGCCGAGATAGGCGGAGAAGTTGCAGACAAGTTTATTCTGGAGCAGTTTGAGGGAGTGCGGGTCGCTTTTGACCTCAGGCAGAAGGCTCTTGATATGATGATGGAATATAAGATCAACGGCTCTATAGATAGTCTGGAGAAGGTTTTGAGACCTAAATGGTCTTTGGATAAGGATAATGAACTGGGACCTTTCTGTAAGACTCTAAGCAACAGTGAGTGGGACAGTCTGAAACCTTTCTATGTAGAGATGATGGCTCATAATGACTTTATTCTTAAAATCTATGGAATCCGCGGAGTCAAGTTGAACAAGATTGTATCCCTGAAGGATGCTGTTCGGGCAATGGATAATGAAAAAGAGGCGGTAAATGTCCGCCGGGAAGCTAAGGCTGCCCTGGAAAGCTTCTAG
- the murJ gene encoding murein biosynthesis integral membrane protein MurJ: MKETTRRQSMLSTLAVMAGTLGSRILGFVRIALISMYFGASGEADILNAVFNIPNNFRKLLAEGALSSAFIPELSKQIVADPKGPASRNLSRSILGLQLLILIPLSLVCVFFPEIILKIFIRFPEPWKLEMAVRLFRWIFHYILLISVSAVLMAVLNSHNHFLIPALSPLLFSISVISSIVIWHDSLGIFSMVIGVLGGGVAQIIWQYPKFHKLGYSLIPRLHFKDESFRRVMKQWLPVLVTSSIFTVNQMIAVFLATGLDEGSTTALSNAIVFWQLPFGIFSASIATVLFPKMSRQAGEGNHKGMASTLQQGIHMLSVLLVPSSILLMIFGPELISTALQRGEYDAANSHLAAQVLFAYAPGMFFVGSYNLFQRSFYSRGNFKFPLKTALVTVLLDIILSLLFIRMGKGVVSLAWANSIAFVFGALMMATGSFRENITLDFGYLGKQTFKVFAAQIPMVAAALFMKHFISVSMFYEGSGWKNFGFLAIEGIISLGVLFFFYSLMKLDVMTILKRRGSK, from the coding sequence TTGAAAGAGACAACACGACGGCAGAGCATGCTCTCCACATTGGCAGTTATGGCCGGAACCCTGGGTTCCAGAATCCTGGGTTTCGTCCGTATTGCACTGATCAGCATGTATTTCGGGGCAAGCGGTGAAGCTGATATTCTCAATGCAGTATTCAATATCCCCAACAACTTCAGAAAACTATTAGCCGAAGGAGCACTTTCATCGGCTTTTATTCCAGAACTCTCCAAGCAGATTGTGGCGGATCCGAAAGGACCGGCCTCGAGGAATCTGAGCCGTAGTATTCTGGGGCTGCAGCTGCTTATACTGATTCCATTGTCTTTGGTATGTGTCTTTTTTCCGGAAATAATTCTTAAAATATTTATACGTTTTCCAGAGCCCTGGAAGCTGGAGATGGCGGTACGTTTATTTCGCTGGATATTTCATTATATTCTGCTGATCAGTGTCTCTGCTGTTCTGATGGCTGTGCTGAACTCACATAATCATTTTCTTATTCCCGCACTGTCTCCTCTCCTGTTTTCCATCTCAGTGATTTCATCAATTGTTATCTGGCATGATTCCCTTGGTATATTTTCTATGGTGATAGGTGTACTGGGGGGCGGAGTTGCTCAGATTATCTGGCAGTATCCCAAGTTTCATAAACTGGGCTATTCTCTTATTCCCCGCCTCCATTTTAAGGATGAATCCTTCAGGCGGGTTATGAAACAATGGCTTCCCGTGCTTGTGACATCTTCAATTTTCACTGTGAATCAGATGATTGCAGTGTTTCTGGCCACCGGACTTGATGAGGGTTCTACTACGGCTCTAAGTAATGCCATTGTATTCTGGCAGCTTCCCTTTGGAATCTTCAGTGCCTCCATTGCTACTGTTCTTTTTCCAAAAATGAGCCGTCAGGCTGGAGAAGGTAACCATAAAGGCATGGCATCTACTTTGCAGCAGGGCATTCATATGCTCTCGGTACTCCTTGTTCCCTCATCAATTCTTCTAATGATATTCGGACCTGAACTGATCTCCACAGCCCTGCAGAGAGGTGAATATGATGCGGCAAATTCTCATCTGGCCGCACAGGTATTATTTGCCTATGCTCCCGGAATGTTTTTTGTCGGTTCATATAATTTATTTCAAAGATCTTTCTACTCAAGGGGAAATTTCAAATTTCCTTTGAAAACCGCCCTGGTAACTGTTCTGCTGGATATAATCCTCTCTCTTCTTTTTATCAGAATGGGTAAGGGTGTTGTTTCTCTGGCGTGGGCTAATTCCATAGCTTTCGTCTTTGGTGCCCTTATGATGGCAACAGGAAGTTTTAGAGAGAATATTACACTGGATTTCGGATACCTTGGTAAACAGACTTTTAAGGTTTTTGCAGCTCAGATTCCCATGGTCGCGGCTGCTCTGTTTATGAAACATTTTATTTCTGTTTCTATGTTTTATGAGGGAAGCGGCTGGAAAAACTTCGGCTTTCTTGCAATTGAGGGAATTATCTCTCTTGGTGTACTCTTTTTCTTTTACAGTTTAATGAAACTGGATGTGATGACGATTCTTAAGAGAAGAGGGAGTAAATAA
- the tgt gene encoding tRNA guanosine(34) transglycosylase Tgt, producing MIDIQYRDPSCRGRGGILHLPHGDVEVPAFMPVGTNGTVKAIKHDSVEDMGYTLILGNTYHLYLRPGMEVIEAAGGLHNFSSWKHNILTDSGGFQVFSLAPFRKIREEGVRFRSHIDGAYHVFTPEKVVEIQETLGSDVQMALDVCTAPGISHKEAVESLEITTRWAARAKARWENCKDGYHGKLFGIIQGNFYEDLRKRSAEEILELDTPGIAIGGLSVGESPEMFRDYLHYTAQFLPEDKPRYVMGIGTPDYMLEAVEAGIDMFDCVYPTRIARNGTCFTLDGNLALKNEKCRLDQQPIEPTCTCPVCQQYSRSYLRHLFKAKEILGPMLVTEHNLHFLYTFMEEVRQSLREGRFLEYKKSFLDRFQKR from the coding sequence ATGATAGATATTCAATATAGAGATCCTTCCTGCCGTGGAAGAGGCGGTATTCTGCATCTTCCCCACGGAGATGTTGAGGTTCCGGCATTTATGCCTGTAGGGACTAATGGAACCGTCAAGGCGATAAAACATGATTCAGTAGAAGACATGGGTTATACCCTGATTCTGGGAAATACCTACCATCTGTATCTGCGTCCCGGAATGGAGGTTATCGAAGCCGCAGGGGGACTGCATAATTTCAGTTCATGGAAACATAATATTCTCACCGACTCCGGTGGATTTCAGGTCTTCTCACTGGCTCCTTTCAGGAAAATAAGGGAAGAGGGTGTCCGCTTCAGGTCTCATATCGATGGAGCCTATCATGTCTTTACTCCCGAAAAGGTAGTGGAGATTCAGGAAACTCTGGGAAGTGATGTTCAGATGGCTCTTGATGTCTGTACGGCTCCCGGTATCTCCCATAAAGAGGCAGTGGAGTCTCTGGAGATTACTACACGCTGGGCCGCACGGGCCAAAGCACGCTGGGAAAACTGTAAAGATGGTTACCATGGTAAGCTCTTCGGTATTATTCAGGGAAACTTTTATGAAGATCTGAGAAAACGGAGTGCTGAAGAGATTCTTGAACTGGATACTCCCGGGATTGCTATCGGGGGACTCTCTGTTGGTGAATCACCCGAGATGTTCCGTGATTACCTCCACTATACTGCTCAGTTCCTTCCGGAAGATAAACCCCGTTATGTCATGGGAATCGGAACCCCCGATTATATGCTTGAGGCTGTTGAGGCCGGTATTGATATGTTTGACTGTGTTTATCCTACAAGAATTGCCCGAAACGGAACCTGTTTTACCCTGGATGGTAACCTGGCACTGAAGAATGAGAAATGCCGCCTGGATCAGCAGCCCATCGAGCCCACATGTACCTGTCCCGTATGTCAGCAGTACAGCAGATCCTACTTAAGACACCTTTTCAAGGCCAAGGAAATTCTGGGGCCCATGCTTGTTACCGAACACAACCTCCATTTTCTTTATACCTTTATGGAAGAGGTTCGTCAGTCTCTCAGAGAGGGACGCTTCCTGGAGTATAAGAAATCATTCCTGGACCGTTTTCAGAAGAGGTAG
- a CDS encoding LptF/LptG family permease — protein MKALHKMIMKDFIPTLLVALIFFIMILQLVDIFANLWRYLNAEVPMAAILRVTLLYTPKCISFALPIAVLFSISYTLGNYYANNELIAVFGSGYSLYQLTSPLLIFAIFLSLGGYFFEDRIVIPTFKEKNQISREILGQTVSFSNSNVAVLSHRNRVIYNADFYNDRRQSLTGLTVLFLDEEGNFDFRVDGNSAVWEEDHWIIKNARIFLYDDRNEYLKEDFHSSWEHEMLDEPPDSFKRISRDIAEMSATEAKAWVESLRRTGFPFKGALTEYYQRTSFALTPLVVALLSCSLGGRFKKNILLMSLLSSLVVSVIYYVAQMVMVLLAKLGYIPPLYGAWAAFLIFLGVGALLFKTAQT, from the coding sequence ATGAAAGCTCTTCATAAAATGATAATGAAAGATTTTATTCCAACACTCCTTGTGGCTCTGATCTTTTTTATTATGATACTGCAGCTGGTGGATATCTTTGCCAATCTCTGGCGTTATCTGAATGCGGAAGTACCAATGGCAGCCATATTGAGAGTGACTCTGCTCTATACACCAAAGTGTATCTCCTTTGCTCTGCCCATTGCCGTTCTGTTTTCAATTTCCTACACCCTTGGAAACTATTATGCCAATAATGAGCTGATAGCCGTATTCGGTTCAGGCTATTCACTATATCAGCTTACAAGTCCGCTTCTTATTTTTGCAATCTTTTTGAGTCTGGGGGGATATTTTTTCGAAGATAGAATAGTTATTCCCACATTCAAGGAAAAAAATCAGATATCCAGAGAAATTCTGGGACAGACGGTTTCATTCAGTAATTCCAATGTAGCCGTTCTGAGTCATCGTAACCGAGTTATCTATAATGCTGATTTTTATAATGACCGGCGTCAGAGTCTTACGGGTCTTACAGTCCTTTTTCTTGATGAGGAGGGAAATTTTGATTTCAGAGTTGATGGCAATTCAGCTGTCTGGGAAGAAGACCACTGGATAATAAAGAATGCCAGAATTTTTCTGTATGATGATAGAAATGAGTATTTGAAAGAGGATTTTCACAGCAGCTGGGAACATGAGATGCTTGATGAACCGCCTGATTCTTTTAAAAGAATAAGCCGGGATATTGCCGAGATGAGTGCAACTGAGGCCAAGGCATGGGTAGAATCACTCAGGAGAACAGGATTCCCTTTTAAGGGTGCCCTCACAGAGTATTATCAAAGAACTTCATTTGCACTAACTCCTCTTGTTGTAGCTTTACTATCCTGTTCACTGGGAGGACGCTTTAAAAAGAATATTCTGCTGATGAGCCTCCTTTCCAGTCTGGTGGTTTCTGTTATATATTACGTAGCACAAATGGTTATGGTACTTCTGGCTAAGCTGGGGTATATACCGCCTCTCTACGGTGCATGGGCGGCTTTTCTGATTTTTCTGGGTGTAGGGGCTCTGTTATTCAAAACGGCTCAGACATAA
- a CDS encoding LptF/LptG family permease — MKTYLEHPNSYKTLYLYIAREFFLSFFVSFLFFFFIFFINQLLLLAEDILEKQVPFTYVMRLIFYSLPSIIAISFPFATLVGTLMTYGRFSSDNEILAMKCSGITYNRIFLPVFLIGILFSFVSFFVNDYLLPVGTINFTRLYREMIYRNPEVELESFSVKYFQESIIITGQVEGKSIDNLIIVEKDKESNRRIILANQAYINNAHEEAGVLSFQLDNILDHKPEKRNRGEFIYSEADKMIYNILLKDITSSIRNPGPREMSSLDVYREIQVKQLRYDEKVRQRDKQSLRYYTEMYGSWKLMNQESNPRLVQNFPTKIKNFRTQYLNSAGTMVKDRSLQIWKLEFFQKFSIPFSCLPFVILAFPLGLYTKRSGKSMGFGIGLFITIIYWGMLVAGRTLGIRTFYPPALTMWLPNMLIFSIGFILYLFRAGK; from the coding sequence ATGAAGACTTATTTAGAACACCCTAATTCATACAAAACCCTGTATCTATATATTGCCAGGGAGTTTTTTCTCTCATTTTTTGTCTCATTTCTTTTCTTTTTCTTTATCTTTTTTATCAATCAGCTTCTGCTTCTGGCAGAGGATATTCTTGAGAAACAGGTCCCTTTCACTTATGTTATGAGGCTTATTTTTTACTCTCTTCCTTCAATAATTGCCATATCATTTCCATTTGCAACTCTTGTGGGAACACTTATGACCTATGGCCGCTTCTCTTCGGATAATGAAATCCTAGCAATGAAGTGTTCGGGGATTACATATAACAGGATTTTTCTACCGGTTTTTCTTATTGGAATTCTGTTCTCTTTTGTTTCATTCTTTGTAAACGACTATCTTCTGCCTGTGGGGACAATCAATTTCACCAGACTCTATAGGGAGATGATCTACCGGAATCCCGAGGTTGAACTGGAATCATTTTCGGTGAAATATTTTCAGGAAAGTATTATTATTACGGGTCAGGTTGAAGGGAAATCCATTGATAATCTGATCATAGTTGAAAAAGACAAGGAATCAAACCGTAGAATTATTCTGGCGAATCAGGCCTATATCAATAATGCTCATGAAGAAGCAGGGGTTCTATCATTTCAGCTTGATAATATTCTTGATCATAAACCTGAAAAGCGGAACAGAGGTGAATTCATTTATTCTGAGGCTGATAAAATGATCTATAACATATTGCTTAAGGATATAACTTCTTCAATTCGAAATCCGGGTCCAAGGGAGATGAGCTCTCTGGATGTTTACCGGGAAATTCAGGTAAAGCAGCTTCGTTACGATGAAAAAGTCAGGCAGAGAGATAAGCAGAGCCTGAGATATTATACTGAGATGTACGGCAGCTGGAAGTTGATGAACCAGGAGAGTAATCCCAGGCTTGTTCAGAATTTCCCGACGAAGATTAAAAATTTCAGAACTCAATACCTGAATTCTGCAGGAACAATGGTTAAAGACCGTTCTCTGCAAATATGGAAGCTTGAGTTTTTTCAGAAATTTTCGATTCCCTTTTCCTGTCTCCCCTTTGTAATCCTGGCATTTCCTCTGGGGCTCTATACCAAGAGAAGCGGTAAATCAATGGGCTTTGGAATAGGACTTTTTATTACCATAATCTACTGGGGTATGCTTGTTGCAGGGAGAACCCTGGGAATACGAACCTTTTATCCTCCGGCTCTGACCATGTGGCTGCCTAATATGCTGATTTTTTCTATAGGTTTTATTCTTTATCTTTTCAGGGCGGGTAAATGA